The Quercus lobata isolate SW786 unplaced genomic scaffold, ValleyOak3.0 Primary Assembly Scq3eQI_140, whole genome shotgun sequence genome segment TATGATTTGTGATTGGCGTTTGGGAATTTATGAACTTGTCTACTCGCATCTAGCCAACTGTCGTATATGCCTGGAACACGACCGTTAAACACAACATAGGTTCGTCCCATCCTGCTCTACAAAAATGCAATGGTGGGAATTCTTTGCACTAGAATGTGGTTGCACCTTCTAACGTGTGAAGTGGGCTTTtgtagaggaaatggggctaAAACTCGATTCtatagaaatcgagttatagcatGCGGAGTTACATGTAACTCGACTTCTTATTAACCGAGTTTCTGAAACTCCGTCATTTCAATATGTCTTGTCAACAGTAACTCGATTTATGTGGTATCGAGTTTTATATAAACTCGATTTCCTTAATATCGAGTCATGTTGTCCCCCTCCCCAAACTTCAGAATCCATGCACGTGTTTGGCTCTATCTATTCCTTGTACACCTTCATTGTCTGGTCTCTGAAAAAGAAAGCCTATGAGGTGAACAAAGTTTGCTAACTCTTCTGCCATTTTCCTTGTCATTATTGCATCCTCACCAGGCGTGCTGTTGTTGTGGTCCCCTTCTTCTTTGTTCTGGCATATTTTCCCTGACAGGTATATATTCACTTACATAACTACTTATAAATGGATTGACTTACataactacttataatttggaTTGCTTTCTACAACAGTGTTATTCTGacattatgtgtgtgtatatatatacataaatgtatgtatgtatagatatatgtatatatagacaAACGTACTTACCCATATCATAAGATGTATATGTGGCATTTCCAAATATATGtctatatacacacacacacacacacacacacacacacacatatatatatatatatatatacatgtatgtatgtatgtatatgcaaatatatgtaaatataaacAAAGCTACCTACCCATATATGatcacatgtatatatatatatatatacacacacacatgtataggTATGTTTACATATAATGTATGTGCTTAGGGCaccaattttttgaaacattttgttAGGAATTGCAAAAACTGTTAATACATTGAAAATCCTGGAAAAAATTGTCCAAGAAACGATTAATTATTGTGTGCTCTTATGACTTATGTGAGAATAatcttatgtgtgtgtgtgtgtgtgatagtgACATTGTATACATATTGTTCCTAAATATGTCGAGTTTTATATAGtaatgtatataataattatttttgagaattcttttgggaaatatgtatataatcattctaaataaacatatatataaacaaacattgTACGGTGAATTCATATGATGACATATGCATTCATTCATACATATTAACAATGATGTGTAATGTATACTGAGGTTTAAATTGTATGGTTCTTTCAGTTCTGAAAGGCTTTACTGTGTGGGTTCTGAAAAAGAAAGCCTGCGAGGTGAACAAGTTTTGCTGAccatgtttgcattttcctACTCCATATTGCATCCTTACCAAGCGATATTACAAACACCCTGATTCTTTGTTGTGGCACGTCTCCCCTAAAAGGCCAATGTTTGTGTCCAAACAAATCAAGTGTGTACACCTATAATTAGGATAGCATCATAGTGCATCTGTAAAAGATTAATTACTGTTGCATTAACATAACCCCCTATCTTTTGCATGATAACCACAATTAATTGTCCTTATCCAAGTCTGGCATGGGTCGTCACTGCTTCTACGTTTACTATGATGGGGAACAGTATTTCCATGACTTGCATGGGCTGTCCTATAAAGGCGAGTCAGTGAAGCAGAAGTTCATTGAGTTGAAATGGGGAACACACTTGAGAAAAATGCACCGGAAGATAATGGAAGCTCTACGGTTGGACAAGGAGTCACATAAGATATCCATTGTGTACCGTGCCCCCCAGATACTTGTGAGTACTCAGGTTGTCTACAACTCAAATCCGTTGGGTTGCGATGCTGACGTGGACATGATGTGGGCAGTGATTAAGCGGAACCCCCAGTTCATAGCGTCCGACTTGTATGTAACTGTTGAGGCTGTTGGGTTCCATGGTAGTGCAAGTTCACAGCATGCCAGTGGGGTGGAAGAGCCACACTCATTGTCGGTTGACGTGCATCCTCCCTTTGCCTATGCCACGCCTTTCTCCTACAATAATCAACCATGTAGTGCGGTTGATCATTTGGACAACACCAAAGTGGTGGGCGCCACCAATACACATGATGTGGGAGGGTCTACTCACACATATGAGCATGTCCAAGCTGATATAGACGGGGAAATTGATATTGATGCCAGCCGAGATGTGTATGAAGAGTTCATTAATACTGATGGACCAGTGGACGACGCGGAGGTCTTAGATGTACCACTGATCGAAAATAACGAGGAGGATTGCCTTACAATAGTTCCTATCCCAGAATGGTTCACATCAAACACATGGGACAATATTAATGACCCATCACCTGCATTGGGTACAGGACATCTTACAAGTTGGCATAAAGGTGACCACCCAGCAAGGGGGATGCTATTTAAGAATAAAGCCTCTGTTCAATATGTGTTGACCCTCTACTCTGTGGAGCATAATAAGCAATACAAGGTCATCAAGTCTGACACCAATAGGCTGGTAGTGCGGTGTAAGAATGAGGCATGTCTGTGGTCAATTCGGGCCAATTGCAGCAAGAAGCACGGGATGTGGGTTATCAGTACATGTAAGGGTCCCCATAGTTGCTCATCCCTCCAGCTACCAACTGATGGGCGGATGATGGATTCAAAGTTCATCTCCATTGCACTTGAGAAGTATGTACGGGAAGACCTAACCCGAAAGGTAAGGGACTTGCGTAGTATGTTGCATGCAAGGCATGGGCATGATGTAACTATGTACAAGGTTTGGGAAGCCAAACAGAAGGCAGTTGCACGTATTTACGGGGATTTTGACAAGTCGTACGCAGAATTGCCACGATTTCTAGCTGCATTGTCTGATGCAAATCCGGATACTGTGACCACATTAAAGTGTGACCCCCATGTCCCGGGGACTTGTATATTCAACTCCGCGTTTTGGGCTTTCGGTCCGTGTATTAGAGGGTTCAGGC includes the following:
- the LOC115973384 gene encoding uncharacterized protein LOC115973384; translation: MGRHCFYVYYDGEQYFHDLHGLSYKGESVKQKFIELKWGTHLRKMHRKIMEALRLDKESHKISIVYRAPQILVSTQVVYNSNPLGCDADVDMMWAVIKRNPQFIASDLYVTVEAVGFHGSASSQHASGVEEPHSLSVDVHPPFAYATPFSYNNQPCSAVDHLDNTKVVGATNTHDVGGSTHTYEHVQADIDGEIDIDASRDVYEEFINTDGPVDDAEVLDVPLIENNEEDCLTIVPIPEWFTSNTWDNINDPSPALGTGHLTSWHKGDHPARGMLFKNKASVQYVLTLYSVEHNKQYKVIKSDTNRLVVRCKNEACLWSIRANCSKKHGMWVISTCKGPHSCSSLQLPTDGRMMDSKFISIALEKYVREDLTRKVRDLRSMLHARHGHDVTMYKVWEAKQKAVARIYGDFDKSYAELPRFLAALSDANPDTVTTLKCDPHVPGTCIFNSAFWAFGPCIRGFRHCKPVISIDATHLYGKYKGKLLIAMAIDGNNEVYPLAFAVVESESTETWGWFLACLLTYVTDRTNLCIISDRHRGIQSCFDDTTRGYLQPPLTHHRYCLRHLVSNVNTNFNSVPLKNLVWNAATANQVRKFENTMDCIKNVNPAAYDYLKE